Proteins encoded within one genomic window of Paraburkholderia sp. HP33-1:
- a CDS encoding MFS transporter: MFTPLFATYDPPSGNQENPRELVKAVVAASLVTGLEMFDFTVFGFFAVMIGDQFFPANDSMTSLLWAVGTFGVGFFMRPVGAVIIGAYADRVGRRAAMTRTSWMMALGTAALALCPSFASIGVLAPLLVIAGRSLQGFALGGDIGVTATFVLETGPASRRGYLLSWQLASQGAAALLGATLGLLITSTMSPAAVASWGWRIPFLIGLLIAPVGLYVRHRLRDDPILTTTASIPATPLTELRREHGTTILLAMLMMMGQTVPVYAIVYFMPSYATRVMHLPAVIGFLASALSALLLVSIPPLAGRLLDSLRRRKPLALLASGCTALLIYPAFVVITHATSALPILCGVGLVSTMVALGAGAVTLLVLEALPARVRASGMAVSHALNVALFGATAQFIVTGLIKRTGDPMSAAWYVAPACVVSFCAVMLFKERRLET; this comes from the coding sequence ATGTTCACGCCTCTATTCGCGACGTACGACCCGCCTTCGGGCAATCAGGAAAATCCCCGTGAACTTGTCAAAGCCGTCGTTGCGGCATCGCTTGTGACCGGGCTCGAAATGTTCGATTTCACCGTTTTCGGTTTTTTCGCGGTGATGATCGGAGACCAGTTCTTCCCGGCGAACGATTCGATGACTTCACTGCTGTGGGCCGTCGGCACATTCGGCGTCGGTTTTTTCATGCGCCCCGTTGGCGCGGTGATCATCGGCGCTTACGCGGACCGCGTAGGACGCCGCGCAGCGATGACGAGGACCAGCTGGATGATGGCTCTGGGAACCGCCGCGCTCGCCCTGTGCCCGTCATTCGCCAGCATAGGAGTGCTTGCGCCGCTGCTTGTCATTGCCGGTCGATCGTTGCAGGGCTTTGCCCTTGGTGGCGACATCGGAGTCACCGCGACCTTCGTGCTGGAGACAGGGCCCGCGTCGCGCCGTGGCTATCTGCTCAGTTGGCAGCTAGCCAGTCAAGGCGCGGCCGCGTTGCTGGGTGCAACGTTGGGCCTGCTGATCACCAGCACGATGTCACCGGCAGCTGTGGCTTCGTGGGGTTGGCGGATCCCCTTCCTGATCGGTCTGCTCATCGCGCCAGTCGGCCTCTACGTTCGCCACCGGCTTCGCGATGATCCGATTCTCACCACCACCGCCAGTATTCCCGCCACCCCGCTCACCGAACTGCGTCGCGAACACGGGACGACGATCCTGCTGGCCATGCTGATGATGATGGGGCAGACGGTACCGGTCTACGCGATCGTCTATTTCATGCCAAGCTATGCGACTCGCGTGATGCACCTGCCCGCCGTCATCGGATTTCTGGCTTCCGCGTTGTCTGCGCTGCTGCTGGTCAGCATTCCCCCGCTGGCAGGGCGTCTCCTGGACAGTCTGCGGCGTCGCAAGCCACTGGCCCTGCTTGCCTCCGGATGCACGGCGCTTCTGATCTATCCGGCCTTTGTGGTGATTACCCATGCGACCAGCGCGCTGCCCATCCTGTGCGGCGTCGGGCTCGTTAGCACCATGGTCGCGCTCGGTGCTGGCGCGGTCACCCTGCTTGTGCTCGAAGCGCTTCCAGCGCGGGTACGCGCCAGCGGCATGGCCGTTTCGCATGCGCTGAACGTCGCCTTGTTCGGCGCTACCGCTCAATTCATCGTGACAGGTTTGATCAAACGGACCGGCGACCCCATGTCCGCAGCCTGGTATGTGGCGCCGGCGTGTGTGGTGAGCTTCTGTGCGGTGATGCTTTTCAAGGAACGGCGCCTCGAAACCTGA
- a CDS encoding FmdB family zinc ribbon protein: MPTYQYRCEKCGETFEHAEHLAEHATAHPPCPKCGSEKVQHIPTPFVAKTSRKS; the protein is encoded by the coding sequence ATGCCGACTTACCAGTACAGGTGCGAGAAGTGCGGTGAGACGTTCGAACATGCCGAGCATCTTGCTGAACATGCAACCGCTCATCCACCTTGTCCGAAGTGCGGAAGCGAGAAAGTTCAGCACATACCCACGCCATTCGTGGCGAAAACTTCCAGAAAGAGCTGA